A stretch of DNA from Anaerobacillus isosaccharinicus:
AAATGTAGAATGTAGAATTGTGAAAGTATCTCAGTGATGCCTCATATATTCTAAATCCATTTAGAAACTACAAAGGCAATTTAGAAGCAAGAAGTTCGAGGAAGCGAACGAGATAATCACCGGAGTGTACATAGACGTACATGAGGATGATTGACGAGTGAAGCTGACGAAGAAATTCGACGCTTATCAATTGCCGCTTTGTTCCTTGAAAACTAGATAACAACAACACATTTAAGTTTTACCGGAAAGTTTGTAAGAACTTTATGAGTAAACTTGAGTAGTCAAGAATTCAAATCGACGTAAAATCCTTTATAACGAGGTATTTTTTTGAGAGAAGCGAGTAGTTCGAGGAAACGAGCGAAACAATCGCCGGAGTGTACATCAAACGTACATGAGGACGATTGGGGAGCGAAGTTGACGAAGAAATGCGAAGCTTATCACAAAAAAATTAGGTTAAGTTAGAAAGGGCGCACGGTGGATGCCTTGGCACTAGGAGCCGAAGAAGGACGTGACGAACAACGATATGCCTCGGGGAGCTGTAAGTAAGCTTTGATCCGGGGATTTCCGAATGGGGGAACCCACCATCCGTAATGGGATGGTACCCATAGCTGAATACATAGGCTATGAGGAGGCAGACCTGGGGAACTGAAACATCTAAGTACCCAGAGGAAGAGAAAGAAATTATCGATTTCCTGAGTAGCGGCGAGCGAAACGGAAACAGCCCAAACCAAGGGGCTTGCCCCTTGGGGTTGTAGGACACTCTACACGGAGTTACAAAGAAACGAAGTAGACGAAGCGATCTGGAAAGGTCCGCGAAACAAGGTAACAGCCCTGTAATCGAAACTTCGTTTCCTCCAGAGTGTATCCTGAGTACGGCGGGACACGTGAAACCCCGTCGGAATCCGGGAGGACCATCTCCCAAGGCTAAATACTTCCTAGTGACCGATAGTGAACCAGTACCGTGAGGGAAAGGTGAAAAGCACCCCGGGAGGGGAGTGAAAGAGATCCTGAAACCGTGTGCCTACAAGTAGTTGGAGCCCGTTAATGGGTGACAGCGTGCCTTTTGTAGAATGAACCGGCGAGTTACGATTACGTGCAAGGTTAAGCTGATAAGGCGGAGCCGCAGCGAAAGCGAGTCTGAATAGGGCGAATGAGTACGTGGTCGTAGACCCGAAACCGTGTGATCTACCCATGTCCAGGGTGAAGTTCAGGTAACACTGAATGGAGGCCCGAACCCACGCACGTTGAAAAGTGCGGGGATGAGGTGTGGGTAGGGGTGAAATGCCAATCGAACTCGGAGATAGCTGGTTCTCCCCGAAATAGCTTTAGGGCTAGCCTCGAGGGAAGAGTATTGGAGGTAGAGCACTGATTGGACTAGGGGTCCCCACAGGATTACTGAATTCAGTCAAACTCCGAATGCCAAATACTTATCCTCGGGAGTCAGACTGCGAGTGCTAAGATCCGTAGTCAAGAGGGAAACAGCCCAGACCATCAGCTAAGGTCCCAAAGTATACGTTAAGTGGAGAAGGATGTGGAGTTGCCCAGACAACCAGGATGTTGGCTTAGAAGCAGCCACCATTTAAAGAGTGCGTAATAGCTCACTGGTCGAGTGACTCTGCGCCGAAAATGTACCGGGGCTAAACGTATCACCGAAGCTATGGATTGACACCTTTTGGTGTCAGTGGTAGGGGAGCGTTCTAAGTGCAGCGAAGTCAGACCGTAAGGACTGGTGGAGCGCTTAGAAGTGAGAATGCCGGTATGAGTAGCGAAAAGAGGGGTGAGAATCCCCTCCGTCGAAAGCCCAAGGTTTCCTGAGGAAGGCTCGTCCGCTCAGGGTAAGTCGGGACCTAAGCCGAGGCTGAAAAGCGTAGGCGATGGACAACAGGTTGAAATTCCTGTACCACCTCCTCACCGTTTGAGTAATGGGGGGACGCAGCAAGGTAGGGTAAGCGCACTGATGGATATGTGCGTCCAAGCAATTAGGCTGAGAAGTAGGCAAATCCGCTTCTCGCGAAGGCTGAGTTGTGATGGCGAGCGAAATTTAAGTAGCGAAGTTCCTGATCCTACACTGCCAAGAAAAGCCTCTAGCGAGGTGAGAGGTGCCCGTACCGCAAACCGACACAGGTAGGCGAGAAGAGAATTCTAAGACGCTCGGGAGAACTCTCGTTAAGGAACTCGGCAAAATGACCCCGTAACTTCGGGAGAAGGGGTGCTCTGATAGGGTGTTAAAGCCCGAGAGAGCCGCAGTGAATAGATCCAAGCGACTGTTTAGCAAAAACACAGGTCTCTGCGAAGCCGCAAGGCGAAGTATAGGGGCTGACACCTGCCCGGTGCTGGAAGGTTAAGAGGAGGGGTTATCCTTAGGGAGAAGCTCTGAATTGAAGCCCCAGTAAACGGCGGCCGTAACTATAACGGTCCTAAGGTAGCGAAATTCCTTGTCGGGTAAGTTCCGACCCGCACGAATGGTGTAACGATTTGGATACTGTCTCAACGAGAGACCCGGTGAAATTATATTACCTGTGAAGATGCAGGTTACCCGCGACAGGACGGAAAGACCCCATGGAGCTTTACTGTAGCTTGATATTGGATTTTGGTACAATTTGTACAGGATAGGTAGGAGCCAGAGAACCCGGAGCGCCAGCTTCGGTGGAGGCGTCGGTGGGATACTACCCTGATTGTATTGAAATTCTAACCTAGGACCGTGATCCGGTTCGGGGACAGTGTCAGGTGGGCAGTTTGACTGGGGCGGTCGCCTCCTAAACAGTAACGGAGGCGCCCAAAGGTTCCCTCAGAATGGTTGGAAATCATTCGTAGAGTGCAAAGGCAAAAGGGAGCTTGACTGCGAGACCTACAAGTCGAGCAGGGACGAAAGTCGGGCTTAGTGATCCGGTGGTTCCGCATGGAAGGGCCATCGCTCAACGGATAAAAGCTACCCTGGGGATAACAGGCTTATCTCCCCCAAGAGTCCACATCGACGGGGAGGTTTGGCACCTCGATGTCGGCTCATCGCATCCTGGGGCTGAAGTAGGTCCCAAGGGTTGGGCTGTTCGCCCATTAAAGCGGTACGCGAGCTGGGTTCAGAACGTCGTGAGACAGTTCGGTCCCTATCCGTCGCGGGCGTAGGAAATTTGAGAGGAGCTGTCCTTAGTACGAGAGGACCGGGATGGACACACCGCTGGTGTACCAGTTGTTCCGCCAGGAGCATAGCTGGGTAGCTACGTGTGGAAGGGATAAGTGCTGAAAGCATCTAAGCATGAAGCCCCCCTCGAGATGAGATTTCCCTTGGAGTTAATCCAGTAAGACCCCTTAAAGATGATGAGGTTGATAGGTCTCGGGTGGAAGCACGGTGACGTGTGGAGCTGAGAGATACTAATCGGTCGAGGACTTATCCTAAAAAAAAGAATTTGAATTCTTACTCAAGTCTTAAATGTGTGTTATCTAGTTTTCAGGGAATGATCCTTGAAGTTAATATGAAACTGCTCAATACTTGGTTATTGTGCTCCTGCGGTACTCCTTGCGTCGTATCCTCGTCGCAAAGCTGCAAGAAGCAAATCAAGAAGCATCTCATGATGTGATTGAGGTCAGTAGCTTGTCTAGTGGCGATAGCGAAGAGGTCACACTCGTTCCCATGCCGAACACGATCGTTAAGCTCTTCAGCGCCGATGGTAGTTGGGGGTTTCCCCCTGTGAGAGTAGGACGTTGCTAGACTATTAATTTGGGGCCTTAGCTCAGCTGGGAGAGCGCCTGCCTTGCACGCAGGAGGTCAGCGGTTCGATCCCGCTAGGCTCCACCATTTTAATTAATTCCTAAATTTTGGCGGCGTGGCTCAGCTGGCTAGAGCGTACGGTTCATACCCGTGAGGTCGGGGGTTCGACTCCCTCCGCCGCTACCAATTTAATTTTTACTTATATGATACGGAGGAATACCCAAGTCTGGCTGAAGGGATCGGTCTTGAAAACCGACAGGCGGGTTAAACCGCGCGGGGGTTCGAATCCCTCTTCCTCCTCCATATTACCTGGACCCGTGGTGTAGCGGTTAACATGCCTGCCTGTCACGCAGGAGATCGCCGGTTCGATCCCGGTCGGGTCCGCCATTTAATTCTAATTTAATTAATATTATATAACGTGGAGGGGTAGCGAAGTGGCTAAACGCGGCGGACTGTAAATCCGCTCCCTCCGGGTTCGGCGGTTCGAATCCGTCCCCCTCCACCAATTTATATCTTTTTGCCTTTAGGGGCATAGTTTAACGGTAGAACAGAGGTCTCCAAAACCTCCAGTGTGGGTTCGATTCCTACTGCCCCTGCCAAAAATAAAAAAATATGGCGGTTGTGGCGAAGTGGTTAACGCACCGGACTGTGAATCCGGCACTCGTGGGTTCAATTCCCATCAGCCGCCCCATAATACACTAACAATAATGGGCTATAGCCAAGTGGTAAGGCAACGGACTTTGACTCCGTCATTCTCTGGTTCGAATCCAGATAGCCCAGCCATTATTGCGGAAGTAGTTCAGTGGTAGAACACCACCTTGCCAAGGTGGGGGTCGCGAGTTCGAACCTCGTCTTCCGCTCCAAAATCTTAATATTACATTGAGCATATAAGTGCTTGGCGGCATAGCCAAGTGGTAAGGCACGGGTCTGCAAAACCCTTATCCCCCGGTTCGAATCCGGGTGCCGCCTCCAAATCACAAAGCTCATATTAGTCTTTATAGTTATGCCGGGGTGGTGGAATTGGCAGACACACAGGACTTAAAATCCTGCGGTAGGTGACTATCGTGCCGGTTCAAGTCCGGCCCTCGGTACCATAATTTTATAATTTTGCGCCCTTAGCTCAGCTGGATAGAGTATTTGACTACGAATCAAAAGGTCGGGAGTTCGAATCTCTCAGGGCGCACTCTCGGGAAGTGGCTCAGCTTGGTAGAGCACCTGGTTTGGGACCAGGGGGTCGCAGGTTCAAATCCTGTCTTCCCGACCATCTATTTTTATTAAATTTATACAAAAGATGCGGGTGTAGTTTAGTGGTAAAACCTCAGCCACGAGCGAGGCTTCACTGAATGATCTGCGAGTTGTCTCGACGCATTTGCTTCTATGATTGTCTAGAAGAGGAAGAGACATGAAAGGCCGTAATAGGCGTAAGAATAACAGAGTAAATTGTACTTTATATATGCGGGTGTAGTTTAGTGGTAAAACCTCAGCCTTCCAAGCTGATGTTGTGAGTTCGATTCTCATCACCCGCTCCAAAACAACTACGTCGAATATTCATCCTCGCAGTTTTGCGACGAGCAAACGAAGTGGCGCAGGAGCACAATACAGAATAGTACGACATAAAACCAATAAGTAGTAATTTACAAGTAATTTACACGGATTGGACAAGTAGTACTTTACGAATTGTATGGGCCTATAGCTCAGCTGGTTAGAGCGCACGCCTGATAAGCGTGAGGTCGGTGGTTCGAGTCCACTTAGGCCCACCATACTAGTTTCATACTCCACAGTAGCTCAGTGGTAGAGCTATCGGCTGTTAACCGATCGGTCGTAGGTTCGAGTCCTACCTGTGGAGCCATTTTTATTTGGGGAAGTACTCAAGAGGCTGAAGAGGCGCCCCTGCTAAGGGTGTAGGTCGTGTGAGCGGCGCGAGGGTTCAAATCCCTCCTTCTCCGCCAGATAGCATTTAAGATAGTGGCCCGTTGGTCAAGCGGTTAAGACACCGCCCTTTCACGGCGGTAACACGGGTTCGAATCCCGTACGGGTCACCATATTGTTTTCATAGATTTGGTTTGATTTTCTTTAACAATACTTTGGAGGATTAGCTCAGCTGGGAGAGCACCTGCCTTACAAGCAGGGGGTCGGCGGTTCGAACCCGTCATCCTCCACCATTATTTCTTTTTAATATAACGTTGATTAGTCTACGTTGTATGATTTTATCAGTAGTACTAGGATATATGTGGTGATTATATTATGCCGGCCTAGCTCAATTGGTAGAGCAACTGACTTGTAATCAGTAGGTTGGGGGTTCAAGTCCTCTGGCCGGCACTCTTTATAGTAATTGTTGTACGTTAGTACAATTTTTTCTTTTACAAGAGCCATTAGCTCAGTTGGTAGAGCATCTGACTTTTAATCAGAGGGTCGAAGGTTCGAATCCTTCATGGCTCACCAAAGTTTTTTGCACAGCAAAATAACTTTCTATATGCGGGTGTGGCGGAATTGGCAGACGCGCTAGACTTAGGATCTAGTGTCTTTGACGTGGGGGTTCGAGTCCCTTCACCCGCACTACGAAAAACCTTCCTTTTTATAAAAGGAAGGTTTTTTTATTTCAAGGAAATAAGCTAGATGTTATTTTGATGTAACGTTTTGTCATAAGTGACGACTAATATAAGAAAGGGAGGCATCTGTATGTTTAAAAAATTTTTTCTACTTCTAATGGTACTAGGTTTCTTAGCTTCATGCGGTCAGCAAAGTAAAGAACAAAAACTTTTGTACACGTCAGAAGATGTACATAAAGAGGTTGTTTTTGGTACAAATGACTTTGGCTTTCAAATGTTAAGAAAAATAAAAGAAACGGATCAGAATAGCTTAATTTCACCGTTAAGTATTTCATTGGCGTTAGCAATGACCGTTAACGGTGCTAATGGTGATACGAAGGAAGCCATGCTTGATGCAATGCAATTAAAAGGTGTTTCTCTTGATGGGGTTAATCAATCATACCAAGCGATAACAAATATGATGAAGTATACTGATCCGAAAGTTCAGTTGTCCATAGCAAACTCACTTTGGGGAAGAGAAGATAAAAGCTTTAATGATGAATTTGTAGCAAAAGCAAATGACTTTTATGAAGCAAAGTTAACCTTACTTGATTTTCAAGCACCAACTGCATCGAAGACGATAAACAGTTGGGTAAAAGAGAAAACTGAAGGGAAGATCGAGGGAATTGTAGAGGATGAAATAGATCGTGATACTGTCTTATTTTTAATTAATGCTATATATTTTCAAAGTGATTGGAAGAATCAATTCGACAAAAACCGGACTATAGAAAAAGATTTTTTTCCAAGCAACGGGAAGCAGCAAAAAGTGAAGATGATGGTTAATGATGGGGAGTATCAATATTTTGAAAATGAAATTGTTGAAGGCATTCGTCTTCCATATGGTGAGGGCAGAATGGTAATGGATGTTTTTTTACCAAGAGAAGGTATGAACCAGTTTCTTGAGGAGCTGACAATAAACGAATGGGAAAATATGTTGACTAGATTTGAAATGAAGAACGGTTATTTTGAGTTGCCACGTTTTACGTTCGAGTATGAAGAAAGCCTAAAGGATGTACTAAAAGCATTAGGAATGGAAATTGCTTTTGATGAACAAAAGGCTAACTTTGGTAAGATTGCCCCTATACCTCCTAATCTCTATATTAGTGATGTCCTTCATAAGACATTTATTGAGGTAAATGAGGAAGGAACGGAAGCTGCTGCGGTTACGTCTGTTGAAATTAAAGAAGAGTCAGCCCCTATGTTTGATTTCCATCTGGAGGTTAACCGTCCGTTTCTATTTATTATTCATGATCTTGAAACTGGTGTCATATTGTTTATAGGTGTGACAGAAGAAA
This window harbors:
- a CDS encoding serpin family protein, which produces MFKKFFLLLMVLGFLASCGQQSKEQKLLYTSEDVHKEVVFGTNDFGFQMLRKIKETDQNSLISPLSISLALAMTVNGANGDTKEAMLDAMQLKGVSLDGVNQSYQAITNMMKYTDPKVQLSIANSLWGREDKSFNDEFVAKANDFYEAKLTLLDFQAPTASKTINSWVKEKTEGKIEGIVEDEIDRDTVLFLINAIYFQSDWKNQFDKNRTIEKDFFPSNGKQQKVKMMVNDGEYQYFENEIVEGIRLPYGEGRMVMDVFLPREGMNQFLEELTINEWENMLTRFEMKNGYFELPRFTFEYEESLKDVLKALGMEIAFDEQKANFGKIAPIPPNLYISDVLHKTFIEVNEEGTEAAAVTSVEIKEESAPMFDFHLEVNRPFLFIIHDLETGVILFIGVTEEIN